A section of the Microbacterium sp. MM2322 genome encodes:
- a CDS encoding serine hydrolase domain-containing protein, producing MSAAFDLVRGHVDAGRLPSAVLGVATADGTVALEGFGAAASDRYPLFSITKPLLGIAAARAIERGLLTAETPLRDAVPEFGAGRDDVVLLRHLVSHTAGIAEPPLDPVTPLREELVTRGRDFAAGTASRYSSLAFEGVAALVEHTTGREWADAVADWAAEIGADGLSLDHAGSVEVVDAAASGVDMARFAAVRHPGAGLVGRADDLLRLGSELLRIEGGATGGILQPATLAMMRRPLTGDIPRLEPYTAERGQDWGFTWNLRTRAPGLIDQDVYGHGGWAGTEFWVHPGAGIAWVLLTNAVSRPGVDLDALDNAVVADR from the coding sequence ATGAGCGCGGCGTTCGACCTCGTCCGCGGCCACGTCGATGCGGGCCGGCTGCCGTCGGCCGTGCTCGGCGTGGCCACGGCCGACGGGACGGTGGCGCTGGAGGGGTTCGGGGCCGCGGCATCCGATCGGTACCCGCTCTTCTCGATCACGAAGCCCCTGCTCGGGATCGCGGCGGCGCGGGCGATCGAGCGCGGGCTGCTGACGGCCGAGACACCGCTGCGCGACGCGGTGCCCGAGTTCGGCGCAGGGCGGGACGACGTCGTGCTGCTGCGCCACCTCGTGTCGCACACCGCGGGGATCGCGGAGCCGCCGCTCGACCCAGTGACGCCGCTTCGTGAGGAGCTCGTCACGCGCGGCCGGGACTTTGCCGCGGGCACGGCATCGCGCTACTCGTCGCTCGCGTTCGAGGGCGTCGCGGCGCTCGTCGAGCACACGACTGGTCGCGAGTGGGCGGATGCCGTGGCGGACTGGGCGGCCGAGATCGGCGCCGACGGGCTCAGCCTCGATCACGCCGGCTCGGTCGAGGTCGTCGACGCCGCGGCCTCGGGCGTCGACATGGCGCGGTTTGCCGCGGTGCGGCATCCGGGGGCGGGTCTCGTCGGCCGTGCGGACGACCTACTGAGGCTGGGGTCGGAGCTGCTGCGGATCGAGGGCGGGGCGACCGGCGGCATCCTGCAGCCGGCAACGCTGGCGATGATGCGGCGGCCGTTGACGGGCGACATCCCCCGGCTCGAGCCGTACACCGCGGAGCGCGGGCAGGACTGGGGGTTCACGTGGAACCTCCGCACGCGCGCGCCCGGCCTCATCGACCAGGACGTCTACGGCCACGGCGGCTGGGCAGGAACCGAGTTCTGGGTGCACCCCGGTGCGGGGATCGCCTGGGTGCTGCTCACGAACGCGGTCTCGCGCCCCGGCGTCGACCTCGACGCGCTCGACAACGCGGTGGTCGCGGACCGCTGA
- a CDS encoding beta-galactosidase, whose translation MTRIHALSVRPPDTPEPAGIRPSAESGIDVTAQSLRQDGIPVFPISGEIHYSRIPRERWMPVLTAARAGGLTHVSSYVLWNHHEPVRGQADFTGGLDLRAFLETAREVGLGLILRIGPYAHAEARHGGIPDWLVDSGLPLRTNDPAYLAEVETWYARLAHEVRSIPLFSIQVDNELYDGADHLARLRDIAEGLGFTAPIWTATGWGGAAVPDGFLPVYGGYPESFWVDAETDPDLRSHANFYPSPRRDDDSIGADHRDDAAVAEAVRAPHPFTTCELGSGMTSAYHRRLDVLAADVAGIAMAKLASGSVWQGYYMYADGRNPRRGLQESHAAGAPNDFVELSYDFGAPLQVEGVPRASWAALRRQHLMLARWGSALAAMPASFPDDAVDAPDVTGLRWSVRSDGASGFVFVVNRHPGVDLPAHEGVRFEVGDVMFPEADIPTGAVFAWPFGMPLGDATVHWLTAQPVTEVVWRGSPLLVAAATDGIPPQVSADADAVEVPARRGRVWELSRDVGVAARVLVLDQADADAIAVADGRLVWAPGAVVTAGGEVTFAGDAAVTPRVEVLGEDGWSAVDVEPGRPTPVEVRVERSAGAPPARSAHGGRASIPDSWDAAAIVTVAIDPADERTLRLDWTGDVARAWVGDRLVADALWTGRPWRIPAEARGDASELRIEILPGPPSGRVRFAGSPPVGAEVVRAELEPRVVRG comes from the coding sequence ATGACGCGCATCCACGCCCTTTCCGTCCGCCCGCCGGATACCCCCGAGCCCGCGGGCATCCGTCCCTCCGCGGAATCGGGAATCGACGTCACCGCGCAGTCGCTCCGGCAGGACGGCATCCCGGTGTTCCCGATCTCGGGCGAGATCCACTACTCCCGCATCCCTCGTGAGAGGTGGATGCCGGTGCTCACCGCCGCCCGCGCCGGCGGCCTCACCCACGTGTCGTCGTACGTCCTCTGGAACCATCACGAGCCGGTGCGCGGTCAGGCCGACTTCACCGGCGGACTCGACCTGCGCGCCTTCCTCGAGACGGCCCGGGAGGTCGGGCTTGGGCTCATCCTCCGCATCGGCCCGTACGCCCACGCCGAGGCGCGCCACGGCGGGATCCCCGACTGGCTCGTCGACTCCGGCCTGCCGCTCCGGACGAACGACCCCGCCTACCTGGCGGAGGTCGAGACCTGGTATGCCCGGCTCGCGCACGAGGTGCGCAGCATCCCGCTGTTCTCGATCCAGGTCGACAACGAGCTCTACGACGGGGCCGACCACCTGGCCCGCCTGCGCGACATCGCCGAGGGGCTGGGTTTCACCGCGCCCATCTGGACGGCGACCGGGTGGGGTGGCGCGGCGGTGCCCGACGGGTTCCTCCCGGTGTACGGCGGATACCCCGAGTCGTTCTGGGTCGACGCCGAGACCGATCCCGACCTCCGCAGTCACGCGAACTTCTACCCGTCACCGCGACGCGACGACGACTCGATCGGCGCCGACCACCGCGATGACGCGGCCGTCGCCGAGGCGGTGCGGGCGCCGCATCCGTTCACGACCTGCGAGCTCGGGTCGGGCATGACCTCGGCGTACCACCGGCGGCTCGACGTGCTTGCGGCCGACGTCGCAGGAATCGCGATGGCGAAGCTCGCGTCGGGCAGCGTCTGGCAGGGGTACTACATGTACGCCGACGGGCGGAATCCGCGGCGCGGCCTGCAGGAATCGCACGCGGCGGGCGCGCCCAACGACTTCGTCGAGCTTTCGTACGACTTCGGGGCACCCCTCCAGGTCGAGGGTGTGCCGCGGGCGAGCTGGGCGGCGCTCCGCCGGCAGCACCTCATGCTCGCGCGCTGGGGATCAGCGCTCGCCGCGATGCCCGCCTCGTTCCCCGACGACGCGGTCGACGCCCCGGACGTCACCGGGCTCCGGTGGTCGGTGCGCTCCGACGGGGCGAGCGGTTTCGTGTTCGTCGTGAACCGGCATCCGGGGGTCGACCTGCCCGCCCACGAGGGTGTGCGATTCGAGGTCGGCGACGTCATGTTCCCCGAGGCCGACATTCCGACCGGCGCGGTGTTCGCGTGGCCGTTCGGGATGCCGCTCGGCGACGCGACCGTGCACTGGCTGACCGCGCAACCGGTGACCGAGGTGGTGTGGCGCGGGTCGCCGCTGCTGGTCGCGGCGGCGACCGACGGCATCCCGCCGCAGGTCTCGGCCGATGCGGACGCGGTCGAGGTTCCGGCTCGGCGCGGGCGGGTGTGGGAGCTGTCGCGCGATGTCGGCGTCGCCGCGCGGGTGCTCGTGCTCGACCAGGCGGATGCCGACGCGATCGCCGTCGCCGACGGGCGGCTCGTGTGGGCTCCGGGCGCGGTCGTGACAGCAGGCGGGGAGGTGACCTTCGCGGGGGACGCCGCGGTGACGCCGCGCGTCGAGGTGCTCGGCGAGGACGGGTGGTCGGCGGTCGACGTCGAGCCCGGGCGGCCGACCCCGGTCGAGGTGAGGGTCGAGCGTTCGGCCGGTGCGCCTCCTGCCAGGTCCGCGCACGGTGGTCGCGCGTCGATCCCGGACTCGTGGGACGCGGCGGCGATCGTGACCGTGGCGATCGACCCGGCCGACGAGCGGACCCTCCGCCTCGACTGGACCGGCGACGTCGCCCGCGCGTGGGTCGGCGACCGCCTCGTCGCCGACGCCCTGTGGACCGGGCGACCCTGGCGCATCCCTGCCGAGGCCCGCGGCGACGCGAGCGAGCTGCGCATCGAGATCCTGCCCGGACCGCCGTCGGGGCGCGTGCGCTTTGCGGGCTCGCCGCCCGTGGGTGCGGAGGTTGTGCGCGCGGAGCTCGAACCGCGCGTGGTGCGAGGCTGA
- a CDS encoding carboxymuconolactone decarboxylase family protein encodes MIIRTPDPDGSDGVIAEIYRDDLAEDGFVFSHTRAMAVNPEALAAFEALIHAVVPSIGVRTYELATLAAAGALRSRHCLLAHGRKALRSGALAEDQIEGLAQHGEHPDFSDADRAVIRYARRLSTHPTDMTDADGQGLRDAGFDDRQIVDITLAAAARNYFSRALQALAVPVETDLVGLSPRLRDALLASASE; translated from the coding sequence ATGATCATCCGCACCCCCGATCCCGATGGTTCCGATGGCGTGATCGCCGAGATCTACCGCGACGACCTCGCCGAGGACGGGTTCGTGTTCAGCCATACGCGGGCGATGGCGGTCAACCCCGAGGCGCTGGCCGCCTTCGAGGCGCTCATCCACGCGGTCGTCCCGTCAATCGGGGTGCGCACGTATGAACTCGCGACCCTCGCCGCTGCGGGCGCGCTGCGCTCGCGGCACTGCCTGCTCGCACACGGCCGTAAGGCTCTGCGCTCGGGCGCGCTCGCGGAGGATCAGATCGAGGGTCTCGCACAGCACGGCGAACACCCGGACTTCAGTGACGCCGACCGGGCGGTCATCAGGTACGCGCGGCGACTGTCGACGCATCCCACCGACATGACCGATGCAGACGGTCAGGGGTTGCGCGACGCGGGCTTCGATGACCGGCAGATCGTCGACATCACCCTGGCCGCGGCGGCGCGCAACTACTTCAGCCGAGCCCTGCAGGCTCTCGCTGTTCCGGTCGAAACCGACCTCGTCGGACTCAGCCCTCGCCTGCGCGACGCGCTGCTGGCATCCGCCTCGGAGTGA
- a CDS encoding helix-turn-helix transcriptional regulator: METGNELREFLVSRRARITPEQAKLPAYGGNRRVAGLRREEVAMLAGVSVDYYTKLERGAVGVVSESVLDAVARALQLTPTERDHLFHLTGTTASLRTASRPMRTLVRPAVQRILDGLTESPAFVGTVTRGLIAANTLGRETYSPLYDAAPDGIPNTARYTFLNPGAKEFFIEWDTAAANLVANLRRELGTDPLNRDLQQLIDDLNRDSAEFRVLWRSHDVRTHDAGIKFIHHPVVGDLHLTFESMPLPADPGQNLIIYGAEPGSETADRLRLLASWSATSQAPDAAT, encoded by the coding sequence ATGGAAACCGGAAACGAGCTGCGCGAGTTCCTCGTGTCTCGGCGGGCGCGAATCACTCCCGAGCAGGCCAAGCTCCCCGCGTACGGCGGGAACCGCCGAGTCGCGGGTCTCCGGCGCGAAGAAGTAGCGATGCTCGCCGGGGTGAGCGTCGACTACTACACCAAGCTCGAACGCGGAGCCGTAGGCGTCGTCTCCGAGTCGGTGCTCGACGCCGTCGCCCGAGCCCTTCAACTCACGCCCACCGAACGCGATCACCTGTTCCACCTCACCGGTACCACCGCCTCTCTGCGAACCGCCTCGCGCCCGATGCGGACTCTCGTGCGACCGGCCGTGCAGCGCATTCTCGACGGCCTCACCGAATCACCCGCATTCGTCGGGACCGTCACCCGTGGTCTCATCGCCGCGAACACCCTCGGACGCGAGACCTATTCACCCCTGTACGACGCCGCGCCCGACGGCATCCCGAACACCGCCCGATACACGTTCCTCAACCCAGGCGCCAAAGAGTTCTTCATCGAGTGGGACACCGCCGCAGCGAACCTGGTCGCCAACCTGCGACGCGAACTCGGCACCGACCCGCTGAATCGAGACTTGCAACAACTCATCGACGACCTCAACCGCGACAGCGCCGAATTCCGAGTGCTGTGGCGATCCCATGACGTGCGCACTCACGACGCCGGCATCAAATTCATCCACCACCCCGTCGTCGGCGACCTCCACCTGACATTCGAATCCATGCCGCTGCCTGCCGACCCCGGCCAGAACCTGATCATCTACGGCGCCGAGCCCGGATCGGAAACAGCCGACCGCCTCCGTCTCCTCGCAAGCTGGAGTGCCACATCTCAGGCGCCCGATGCCGCCACGTGA
- a CDS encoding aldo/keto reductase, whose amino-acid sequence MTTIPTVTLNNGVEMPLLGFGVFQIPDENTQQAMIDAIQAGYRLIDTAASYGNEEAVGRGIAASGIAREELFITTKLWIQRRGEQGALEAFETSMKKLGLDYLDLYLIHQPFGDYYGEWRAMEKLHKDGRIRAIGVSNFAPDRLVDLIQFSEIMPAVNQMETNPFHQQADYQELLTKEGVVLEAWAPFAEGKNDLFANPVLTEIGEKYDKAPAQVVLRWLLQRGVVSLAKSVKRERMRQNIDVLSFELAPEDLDRIATLDAGESQFFSHADPEMVRWLAGRAES is encoded by the coding sequence ATGACCACGATCCCCACGGTCACCCTGAACAACGGTGTCGAGATGCCGCTGCTGGGCTTCGGCGTCTTCCAGATCCCCGACGAAAACACTCAGCAGGCCATGATCGACGCGATCCAGGCCGGCTACCGCCTGATCGACACCGCCGCCAGCTACGGCAACGAAGAAGCTGTCGGCCGAGGCATCGCAGCCAGCGGTATCGCCCGGGAAGAACTCTTCATCACGACCAAGCTGTGGATCCAGAGGCGCGGCGAGCAGGGCGCCCTCGAAGCGTTCGAGACCTCGATGAAAAAGCTCGGCCTCGACTACCTCGACCTTTATCTGATCCATCAGCCCTTCGGGGACTACTACGGCGAGTGGCGGGCCATGGAGAAGCTGCACAAAGACGGCCGTATCCGTGCAATCGGCGTCTCCAACTTCGCCCCCGACCGGCTCGTCGACCTCATCCAGTTCAGCGAGATCATGCCCGCGGTGAATCAGATGGAGACCAACCCCTTCCACCAGCAAGCCGACTACCAGGAACTGCTCACCAAAGAAGGCGTCGTCCTCGAAGCGTGGGCGCCCTTCGCTGAGGGCAAGAACGACCTGTTCGCCAACCCGGTGCTGACTGAGATCGGCGAGAAGTACGACAAGGCACCCGCCCAGGTCGTCCTGCGCTGGCTGCTCCAGCGCGGCGTCGTGTCGCTCGCGAAGTCGGTCAAGCGCGAGCGGATGCGGCAGAACATCGACGTCCTCAGCTTCGAACTCGCCCCCGAGGACCTGGATCGCATCGCGACACTCGATGCTGGCGAGTCGCAGTTCTTCTCCCACGCCGACCCCGAGATGGTCCGCTGGCTCGCCGGCCGAGCGGAAAGCTAG
- a CDS encoding AraC family transcriptional regulator yields MQRAEGFERQRLSVVPRPVVEAALARPVTRRMVVTDAGYFPRAAGHGRHRPTGAPETIVIVCVSGAGWVEVAGQRTRVGSSTAIVIPGGVPHSYGADSSDPWTIWWCHVRGSDVPELLDAVGVSPARVTLSLRGVERVTALLDEISTSLARDTTPGRMVATAGMAWRLFTQLAVDRLLPEHGTPVERALHYLEERIDGSVHVGELASMVGVSPSHLAALFRDATGGGVIAHHLALKMAHARHLLDATDLPVAEVARRVGMDDAFYFSRRFRVAHGVSPTAYRGQGKG; encoded by the coding sequence ATGCAGCGGGCAGAGGGGTTCGAGCGGCAACGGCTGAGTGTCGTGCCGCGCCCCGTCGTGGAGGCAGCTCTCGCCCGTCCGGTGACGCGGCGGATGGTGGTGACGGATGCTGGCTACTTCCCACGCGCGGCGGGCCACGGCCGGCATCGCCCTACGGGTGCTCCTGAGACGATCGTGATCGTGTGCGTCTCGGGAGCGGGGTGGGTCGAGGTGGCCGGTCAGCGGACGCGCGTCGGGTCGTCGACGGCGATCGTCATTCCGGGCGGCGTGCCGCATTCCTACGGAGCCGACTCGAGTGACCCCTGGACGATCTGGTGGTGTCACGTGCGCGGTTCGGACGTGCCCGAGCTGCTCGACGCCGTCGGGGTGTCGCCCGCCCGCGTGACGCTGTCGCTCCGCGGCGTGGAGCGCGTGACGGCGCTGCTCGACGAGATCTCGACGTCGCTCGCTCGCGACACCACCCCGGGTCGCATGGTCGCGACGGCGGGAATGGCGTGGCGGCTGTTCACGCAACTCGCCGTCGACCGGCTGCTGCCCGAGCACGGCACGCCCGTCGAGCGTGCACTTCATTACCTCGAGGAGCGCATCGACGGCAGTGTGCACGTCGGCGAGCTCGCCTCGATGGTCGGGGTGTCGCCCTCACACCTCGCCGCGCTGTTCCGCGATGCGACCGGCGGCGGGGTCATCGCGCACCACCTCGCGCTGAAGATGGCGCACGCCCGGCACCTGCTCGACGCGACCGACCTGCCCGTCGCGGAGGTCGCGCGCCGCGTCGGCATGGACGACGCGTTCTACTTCTCACGGAGATTCCGTGTGGCCCATGGGGTGTCGCCGACGGCGTATCGGGGGCAGGGGAAGGGGTAG
- a CDS encoding DUF5107 domain-containing protein → MPDAAPSRIHLPDAPADQQALLDAGGVACWSEDVTIDTYEPGGPDPYPAFLDRRVYQGSSGRVYPLPMIESISHEKQPRAWRAIHLENAYVRLMLLPELGGRIHIGYDKVAGYDFFYRNNVIKPALVGLAGPWISGGVEFNWPQHHRPATFLPVDSRIEREDDGSAIVWHSDLDPLQRMRGVHGVRLRPGSSLIELDVRLHNCTDVPQTFLWWANVAARSHEQYQSFFPDDVRFVADHARRAITAFPHADRAYYGVDYPTLAAERPGADRIDVYSNIPVPTSYMITDTEDGFFGGYDHAADAGFVHWADPAISPGKKQWTWGDGPIGRAWDDQLTDTDGPYVELMAGVYTDNQPDFAWLMPGETKTFSQHWFPVHAIGPARQATTDAAVSVTTKGGRSRIGVLTTRAHGAARVEVRVDGGDTRITDVAIGPDSPAVVEVTGTAVEVTVVADDAILVRWVRRDAEPAEPWVATAPEAPERIEGTDELLLTAAHLVQYRHPTRSPLPYLREALRRDPDDARARTMLGAWHLARAEYAAAREHLEAAVARETRRNLNPRDGEAHYLLGLALERLGERDAADRRFARAAWNAVWAAPASLARARLALADGRPSDALRLADAADAIPEARRLRVLALRRLGRDDEATARLEDLVAADPLDPITVLLADAPAPSDPRAALDAGAEFARAGALEEALAATERTATGESGFGNLEPVRLILRAAWAEAAGHPDLAATERAAADRLDLGGAFPAGLDQHDALVAGVAAGSSAAAGMLGAWLLDAGRDDDALAALDRARALGADDPVVLRNLALATVRTGGSPDDAASLYETALARRADPRLVLERDLLAQLTGTDAATRLALLERHPAALDARDDLAVAHVGLLLDVGRLDDAWRILTTRVFRPFEGGEGVVLAAYDRAACLLARRDCAEGRPDAAIALLHAGIDAPANLGEGRHPAVPQAERFVALGDAHRLAGDDVAARAAWERACAATPLAVAPRPADEATFWIGVAHTRLGSHDAAADVWTELDARAAQIESAPDEVDYFATSLPELLVFDLDTADRRRAQAARLRELAAVGRTTADERMNA, encoded by the coding sequence ATGCCCGACGCTGCGCCCAGCCGCATCCACCTGCCAGACGCCCCCGCCGACCAGCAGGCTCTGCTCGATGCGGGCGGCGTCGCGTGCTGGAGCGAGGACGTCACGATCGACACCTACGAGCCCGGCGGCCCCGACCCCTACCCGGCGTTCCTCGACCGGCGCGTCTACCAGGGGTCGAGCGGGCGGGTCTATCCGCTGCCGATGATCGAGTCGATCTCGCACGAGAAGCAGCCGCGGGCGTGGCGGGCGATCCACCTCGAGAACGCGTACGTCCGGCTCATGCTGCTGCCCGAGCTCGGCGGACGCATCCACATCGGGTACGACAAGGTCGCGGGCTACGACTTCTTCTACCGGAACAACGTCATCAAGCCCGCCCTCGTCGGCCTCGCCGGCCCGTGGATCTCGGGCGGCGTCGAGTTCAACTGGCCCCAGCACCATCGCCCCGCCACGTTCCTCCCCGTCGACAGCCGCATCGAGCGCGAGGACGACGGCAGCGCGATCGTCTGGCACAGCGACCTCGATCCCCTGCAGCGGATGCGGGGCGTCCACGGCGTGCGGCTGCGCCCGGGATCCTCACTCATCGAGCTCGACGTGCGCCTGCACAACTGCACCGACGTGCCGCAGACCTTCCTGTGGTGGGCGAACGTCGCCGCCCGCTCGCACGAGCAGTACCAGTCGTTCTTCCCCGACGACGTCCGCTTCGTCGCCGACCACGCCCGCCGCGCGATCACCGCGTTCCCGCACGCCGACCGGGCGTACTACGGCGTCGACTATCCCACCCTCGCCGCCGAGCGCCCCGGCGCCGACCGCATCGACGTGTACAGCAACATCCCCGTACCCACGTCGTACATGATCACCGACACCGAGGACGGCTTCTTCGGCGGCTACGACCACGCCGCCGACGCCGGATTCGTCCACTGGGCCGACCCCGCGATCTCGCCTGGCAAGAAGCAGTGGACGTGGGGCGACGGCCCCATCGGACGCGCCTGGGACGACCAGCTCACCGACACCGACGGCCCCTACGTCGAGCTCATGGCCGGGGTGTACACCGACAACCAGCCCGACTTCGCGTGGCTCATGCCCGGCGAGACGAAGACGTTCTCGCAGCACTGGTTCCCCGTACACGCCATCGGTCCGGCACGGCAGGCGACGACGGATGCCGCGGTCTCGGTCACGACCAAGGGCGGCCGGTCGCGCATCGGCGTCCTCACGACGCGTGCGCACGGAGCGGCGCGCGTCGAGGTCAGGGTCGACGGCGGTGACACGAGGATCACGGACGTCGCGATCGGCCCCGACTCCCCCGCCGTCGTCGAGGTCACCGGAACCGCGGTCGAGGTCACGGTCGTCGCCGACGATGCGATCCTCGTCCGGTGGGTGCGCCGGGACGCCGAGCCCGCGGAGCCCTGGGTCGCGACGGCGCCCGAGGCACCCGAACGCATCGAGGGCACCGACGAGCTGCTGCTCACGGCGGCGCATCTGGTGCAGTACCGGCATCCCACCCGGTCGCCCCTCCCCTACCTGCGCGAGGCGCTGCGGCGGGATCCCGACGACGCGCGCGCCCGCACGATGCTCGGCGCGTGGCACCTCGCGCGCGCCGAGTACGCCGCGGCGCGCGAACACCTCGAGGCGGCCGTCGCCCGCGAGACCCGCCGCAACCTGAACCCCCGCGACGGCGAGGCGCACTACCTGCTCGGGCTCGCGCTCGAGCGCCTCGGCGAGCGCGACGCGGCCGATCGGCGGTTCGCGCGGGCGGCGTGGAACGCGGTGTGGGCGGCACCGGCATCCCTCGCCCGTGCTCGCCTCGCGCTCGCGGACGGGCGCCCGTCCGACGCGCTCCGACTCGCGGATGCCGCCGACGCGATTCCCGAGGCGCGCCGTCTGCGCGTGCTCGCGCTGCGCCGACTCGGGCGTGACGACGAGGCGACGGCGAGGCTCGAAGATCTCGTCGCCGCCGACCCGCTCGACCCGATCACTGTGCTGCTCGCCGACGCGCCGGCTCCCTCCGACCCGCGCGCGGCGCTCGACGCAGGCGCCGAGTTCGCCCGGGCCGGCGCGCTCGAGGAGGCCCTCGCCGCAACCGAGCGCACCGCGACGGGCGAGTCCGGGTTCGGCAACCTCGAGCCGGTCCGGCTGATCCTCCGCGCCGCGTGGGCGGAGGCCGCCGGCCACCCCGATCTCGCCGCCACCGAGCGGGCCGCCGCCGACCGCCTCGACCTCGGCGGCGCGTTCCCCGCCGGCCTCGATCAGCACGACGCCCTCGTCGCCGGAGTCGCCGCCGGATCGTCCGCCGCCGCCGGCATGCTCGGCGCCTGGTTGCTCGACGCGGGGCGCGACGACGACGCCCTCGCGGCGCTCGACCGGGCCCGCGCGCTCGGCGCCGACGACCCCGTCGTCCTGCGGAACCTCGCCCTCGCCACGGTCCGCACCGGCGGCAGCCCCGACGACGCGGCCTCCCTCTACGAGACAGCCCTCGCCCGCCGCGCCGACCCTCGGCTCGTGCTCGAGCGCGACCTCCTCGCGCAGCTGACCGGGACGGATGCCGCGACCCGCCTCGCTCTGCTCGAACGCCACCCCGCGGCACTCGACGCCCGCGACGACCTCGCGGTCGCGCACGTCGGACTGCTCCTCGACGTCGGCCGCCTCGATGATGCGTGGCGGATCCTCACGACGCGGGTCTTCCGCCCGTTCGAAGGCGGTGAGGGCGTCGTGCTCGCCGCGTACGACCGCGCTGCGTGTCTGCTCGCGCGCCGCGACTGCGCCGAGGGCCGCCCGGATGCCGCGATCGCCCTGCTTCACGCCGGGATCGATGCACCTGCGAACCTCGGCGAGGGGCGGCATCCCGCCGTCCCCCAGGCCGAGCGGTTCGTCGCGCTCGGCGACGCGCACCGCCTCGCCGGTGACGACGTGGCCGCGCGCGCCGCCTGGGAGCGGGCCTGTGCGGCGACGCCGCTCGCCGTTGCTCCGCGTCCCGCCGACGAGGCGACCTTCTGGATCGGGGTCGCGCACACGCGGCTCGGCTCGCACGACGCCGCAGCCGACGTGTGGACCGAACTCGACGCGCGCGCCGCCCAGATCGAGTCCGCCCCCGACGAGGTCGACTACTTCGCGACGTCGCTGCCGGAGCTGCTGGTGTTCGATCTTGACACCGCCGATCGCCGACGGGCGCAGGCCGCCCGCCTGCGCGAACTCGCCGCCGTGGGACGCACGACGGCAGACGAAAGGATGAACGCATGA
- a CDS encoding cellulase-like family protein, giving the protein MTDRYMGSGNVAEGPYGPTGPIPAHLPDRLAITLWDFSWYTRAGAGDVYADLDAACADAASLGYNAIRICAAPLLLFGDLGLDDLARDLEIEGLGPAASGGYYGQRTRWYDTPGGYALDLYAHLEALFAAARRHGLVLILSSWEYQQSPAFAASPRWFDAIDAVPFEARYRLLAEAWDRMLAWVDAHGFRDLVALVEIHNEVEFSILPPLTDEAATEVARLGERHPDLLVTASYGKPPHLAMHRLPAGLGAAQCHVYSYGVLDALQSRIDIRSEGTEGFPNAELRALLRPDAPTLEEYGRPAEWKLRSTVVTDQMIYGYDWVDPDAWDAWLDAEYPRYAEVMHREIESRVIAIAEWARWQGVPALIGEGWVGYTPLHGGFEESETGRELAEHGIRTALGRGVWGVVLCSNAAPHHPMWQLREWQQRVNALVRGM; this is encoded by the coding sequence ATGACCGACCGCTACATGGGCTCCGGCAATGTCGCCGAAGGGCCCTACGGACCGACAGGCCCCATCCCCGCACACCTCCCGGACCGTCTCGCGATCACGCTCTGGGACTTCTCCTGGTACACCCGCGCCGGCGCGGGCGATGTTTACGCCGACCTGGATGCCGCGTGCGCTGACGCGGCATCGCTCGGCTACAACGCGATCCGCATCTGCGCGGCGCCCCTGCTGCTGTTCGGCGACCTGGGGCTCGACGACCTCGCCCGTGACCTGGAGATCGAGGGGCTGGGACCGGCGGCATCCGGCGGGTACTACGGTCAGCGCACCCGCTGGTACGACACCCCCGGCGGGTACGCGCTCGACCTCTACGCCCACCTCGAGGCGCTGTTCGCCGCCGCGCGACGGCACGGGCTGGTACTGATCCTCTCGAGCTGGGAGTACCAGCAGTCGCCCGCTTTCGCCGCGTCGCCCCGGTGGTTCGACGCGATCGACGCGGTCCCGTTCGAGGCCCGCTACCGGCTGCTCGCTGAGGCCTGGGATCGGATGCTGGCCTGGGTCGACGCGCACGGGTTCCGCGACCTCGTGGCCCTCGTCGAGATCCACAACGAGGTGGAGTTCTCGATCCTGCCACCGCTGACCGACGAGGCGGCGACCGAGGTCGCGCGGCTCGGGGAGCGGCATCCCGACCTGCTCGTCACCGCCAGCTACGGCAAACCGCCCCACCTGGCGATGCACCGCCTGCCCGCAGGCCTCGGCGCGGCGCAGTGCCACGTGTACAGCTACGGCGTGCTCGACGCGCTGCAGAGCCGCATCGACATCCGGTCGGAGGGGACCGAGGGGTTCCCGAACGCCGAGCTGCGCGCGCTCTTGCGGCCCGACGCGCCCACGCTGGAGGAGTACGGCCGGCCCGCCGAGTGGAAGCTGCGGTCGACCGTCGTCACCGACCAGATGATCTACGGCTACGACTGGGTCGACCCCGACGCCTGGGACGCCTGGCTCGACGCCGAGTACCCGCGCTACGCCGAGGTCATGCACCGCGAGATCGAATCCCGCGTCATCGCGATCGCCGAGTGGGCGCGCTGGCAAGGGGTGCCCGCGCTGATCGGCGAGGGCTGGGTGGGGTACACCCCGCTGCACGGCGGGTTCGAGGAGTCCGAGACCGGTCGCGAGCTGGCGGAACACGGCATCCGCACGGCCCTCGGCCGCGGCGTGTGGGGCGTCGTCCTCTGCTCGAACGCCGCCCCGCACCACCCCATGTGGCAGCTGCGCGAGTGGCAGCAGCGCGTGAACGCGCTCGTGCGCGGGATGTGA